A single region of the Lotus japonicus ecotype B-129 chromosome 4, LjGifu_v1.2 genome encodes:
- the LOC130714603 gene encoding histone H3.2, with product MARTKQTARKSTGGKAPRKQLATKAARKSAPATGGVKKPHRFRPGTVALREIRKYQKSTELLIRKLPFQRLVREIAQDFKTDLRFQSSAVSALQEAAEAYLVGLFEDTNLCAIHAKRVTIMPKDIQLARRIRGERA from the coding sequence ATGGCCCGTACCAAGCAAACCGCTCGCAAGTCCACCGGCGGCAAAGCTCCGCGTAAGCAGCTGGCAACCAAGGCCGCTCGCAAGTCTGCTCCGGCGACCGGCGGCGTGAAGAAGCCTCACCGTTTCAGGCCAGGAACAGTGGCTCTCCGTGAGATCCGAAAGTACCAGAAGAGCACTGAGCTTCTGATCCGGAAGCTTCCGTTCCAGCGACTCGTCCGTGAGATCGCACAGGATTTCAAGACCGATCTCCGGTTTCAGAGCTCCGCCGTCTCCGCGCTGCAAGAGGCGGCAGAGGCTTACCTCGTCGGGCTCTTCGAGGATACCAATCTCTGTGCAATTCACGCCAAGCGTGTGACCATCATGCCGAAGGATATTCAGCTTGCTAGGCGTATCA
- the LOC130714604 gene encoding histone H3.2: protein MARTKQTARKSTGGKAPRKQLATKAARKSAPATGGVKKPHRFRPGTVALREIRKYQKSTELLIRKLPFQRLVREIAQDFKTDLRFQSSAVSALQEAAEAYLVGLFEDTNLCAIHAKRVTIMPKDIQLARRIRGERA, encoded by the coding sequence ATGGCCCGTACCAAGCAAACCGCTCGCAAGTCCACCGGCGGCAAGGCACCAAGGAAGCAGCTAGCCACCAAGGCCGCTCGCAAGTCTGCTCCGGCGACCGGCGGCGTGAAGAAGCCTCACCGTTTCAGGCCAGGGACTGTTGCTCTCCGTGAGATCCGAAAGTACCAGAAGAGCACTGAGCTTCTGATCCGGAAGCTTCCGTTCCAGCGACTGGTTCGTGAGATCGCACAGGATTTCAAGACCGATCTCCGGTTCCAGAGCTCCGCCGTCTCCGCGCTCCAGGAGGCTGCCGAGGCTTACCTTGTTGGACTCTTTGAGGATACCAATCTCTGTGCAATTCACGCCAAGCGTGTTACTATCATGCCGAAGGATATTCAGCTTGCTAGACGCATCAGGGGCGAGCGCGCTTAA